A portion of the Calothrix sp. 336/3 genome contains these proteins:
- the lspA gene encoding signal peptidase II yields MRLRNRIFWITAVSAFIIDQLTKYWVVQTFDLQQTLALLPGVFHFTYVINTGAAFSLFSGKVEWLRWLSLAVSLGLMALAWFSRWLTFWEQLGYGFILGGALGNGLDRFALGYVVDFLDFRLINFPVFNIADVCINIGIACLLISAWQKPPK; encoded by the coding sequence ATGCGCCTCAGAAATCGGATATTTTGGATTACAGCTGTTTCTGCTTTTATCATTGACCAACTTACAAAATATTGGGTAGTGCAGACATTTGATTTGCAGCAGACTTTAGCTTTGTTACCAGGGGTGTTTCATTTTACCTATGTGATTAATACTGGCGCTGCCTTTAGTCTATTCTCTGGTAAGGTGGAATGGTTACGTTGGTTATCCCTCGCTGTCAGTTTAGGGCTAATGGCGTTAGCTTGGTTTAGCCGATGGTTAACTTTTTGGGAACAGTTGGGATATGGATTTATTTTAGGTGGTGCTTTAGGTAATGGTTTGGATAGATTTGCTCTAGGTTATGTGGTAGATTTTCTGGATTTTCGCCTAATTAATTTTCCGGTGTTTAATATTGCCGATGTTTGTATCAATATTGGTATTGCCTGTTTGTTAATTTCTGCTTGGCAAAAACCTCCCAAGTAG
- a CDS encoding Ppx/GppA phosphatase family protein, translating into MVNLVSALLKSVSTPAVEQHRIIAAIDMGTNSLHMVIVRIEPSLPAFSIIGREKETVRLGDRDLVTGNLKPEVMARAIASLHRFQEVAKTLNVETVIAVATSAVREAPNGKDFLQQVESELGLKVDLISGQEEARRIYLGVLSGMEFNNQPHIIIDIGGGSTEIILGDSNEERTLTSTKIGAVRLTGELIATDPLSAAEFQYLQAYARGMLERSVEEVLAHLRFGEHPKLVGTAGTIETLALINVREKTGMVPSTLNGYQFSLKDLQEWVNRFRKMTNAERAAIPGMPEKRSEVILAGAVILQEAMTLLGVENITVCERSLREGVVVDWMLTHGLIENRLRYQGSVRQRSVLKVAKKFQINLEHSDRIAVFALSIFEQLQGILHNWGDEERQLLWAAAILHNCGHYVNHDSHHKHSYYLIRNGELLGYNETEIEIIANIARYHRKSPPRKKHENYGNLLHKEHRRMVNHFSAILRLAVALDRRQIGAIVSVECLFNPSTRELLLRLLPSHPDDDCALEIWSLDYKKGVFEEEFAVKVRTQLESSIAAFN; encoded by the coding sequence ATGGTGAACTTAGTTTCTGCGCTACTGAAGAGTGTTTCCACTCCCGCAGTTGAGCAACACCGAATTATTGCTGCCATTGATATGGGAACAAATTCCCTACATATGGTAATTGTGCGAATTGAGCCAAGTTTACCCGCCTTTAGTATCATTGGCAGAGAAAAGGAAACTGTCAGACTTGGCGATCGCGATTTGGTGACAGGCAATCTCAAACCAGAGGTAATGGCAAGGGCGATCGCTAGCTTACATCGTTTTCAAGAAGTCGCAAAAACTCTGAATGTGGAAACCGTGATTGCAGTTGCCACCAGTGCAGTACGAGAAGCACCTAACGGTAAAGACTTTTTACAACAGGTTGAGTCAGAATTAGGCTTAAAGGTAGACTTAATTTCTGGACAGGAGGAAGCACGGCGCATCTATTTAGGTGTATTGTCGGGGATGGAATTCAACAATCAGCCCCACATCATCATCGATATTGGCGGTGGTTCTACGGAGATAATTTTGGGTGATAGTAATGAAGAACGCACCCTCACAAGTACTAAAATCGGTGCTGTCCGTCTTACTGGTGAACTAATTGCTACAGACCCCCTCAGTGCTGCGGAGTTTCAATATCTTCAGGCATATGCTAGGGGAATGCTGGAGCGCTCTGTGGAAGAAGTGTTAGCACATTTGCGTTTTGGCGAACATCCCAAATTAGTTGGTACGGCGGGAACTATTGAAACTCTGGCATTAATTAATGTCCGTGAAAAAACCGGGATGGTACCCTCCACCCTCAACGGCTACCAATTCAGCCTCAAAGACTTACAGGAATGGGTGAATCGCTTCCGTAAAATGACGAATGCGGAACGGGCAGCTATACCAGGAATGCCAGAGAAAAGGTCAGAAGTGATACTTGCAGGGGCAGTAATTTTACAGGAAGCCATGACTCTTCTGGGAGTAGAGAATATTACTGTCTGCGAGCGTTCACTACGGGAAGGTGTGGTAGTTGACTGGATGCTCACCCATGGCTTAATTGAAAATCGTCTGCGTTATCAAGGTTCTGTCCGTCAGCGCAGTGTATTAAAAGTAGCCAAGAAATTTCAGATTAATCTGGAACATAGCGATCGCATTGCCGTATTTGCCCTAAGTATATTTGAGCAACTTCAAGGTATCCTCCACAACTGGGGAGATGAAGAACGTCAGTTACTCTGGGCAGCAGCGATACTACATAATTGCGGTCACTATGTCAACCATGATTCTCACCACAAACATTCCTACTACCTGATTCGTAACGGTGAGCTTTTAGGTTACAACGAAACCGAAATCGAAATCATCGCTAATATAGCTCGTTACCATCGCAAATCCCCCCCTAGGAAAAAACACGAGAATTACGGCAACCTCCTGCACAAAGAACATCGACGCATGGTGAACCATTTTAGTGCAATTTTACGCCTAGCCGTTGCCCTAGATAGAAGACAAATTGGGGCGATCGTCAGCGTTGAATGTCTATTTAATCCTAGTACCAGAGAATTACTTCTGCGACTTCTTCCTTCCCATCCTGACGACGATTGTGCTTTAGAAATTTGGAGTTTAGATTATAAAAAAGGCGTCTTTGAAGAAGAATTTGCCGTCAAAGTCAGAACCCAATTAGAATCATCTATTGCTGCTTTTAATTAA
- a CDS encoding biotin transporter BioY, with product MLTTSNQLLWSMIGLLLTMGGTFLEAHITTLPWSWGEQGLHSLSLGVTFQIGGVLLVGCLGGKNAGALSQIAYIVMGLTLLPVFADGGGIGYIKLSQFGYLLGFIPGAWICGLIAFKAKPKLETLAFSCVCGLLSVHLCGISYLVISYILQLKGTETMSLMQAIERYSWFAIPGQLSVVCVVTLIAYILRHLMFY from the coding sequence ATGTTAACCACCTCCAACCAGTTACTATGGTCGATGATTGGCTTGCTCTTAACCATGGGTGGCACTTTTCTGGAAGCCCACATTACCACCCTACCCTGGAGTTGGGGTGAGCAAGGATTGCATTCTCTATCTTTAGGAGTCACCTTTCAAATTGGTGGAGTGCTATTAGTGGGATGTTTGGGGGGTAAAAATGCTGGTGCGCTTTCACAAATTGCCTACATTGTTATGGGGTTAACCTTGCTACCAGTTTTCGCTGATGGTGGCGGTATTGGTTATATTAAATTATCACAATTCGGCTACTTACTTGGTTTTATCCCTGGTGCCTGGATTTGTGGTTTAATTGCCTTTAAAGCTAAACCTAAATTGGAGACTTTGGCGTTTAGCTGTGTTTGTGGGTTGTTAAGTGTCCACCTCTGCGGTATTAGTTATTTAGTTATTAGTTATATTTTACAGCTAAAAGGCACAGAAACGATGTCTTTGATGCAAGCCATTGAAAGATATTCTTGGTTTGCCATCCCTGGACAGTTATCAGTGGTTTGTGTTGTCACCCTCATCGCCTACATTTTACGACATTTAATGTTCTATTAA
- the pstA gene encoding phosphate ABC transporter permease PstA, giving the protein MSSTYRDQPPPFVPGSLNHSRLSPRTLFSNIMTGLAFLCGILSILPLVAVLSYVLIQGFSSLSLNLFTELPPPPLVKGGGFGNAIIGTLIMVGIGALISIPLGVLAAIYLTEFSSGKIAYWVRFATNVLSGVPSIIAGVFAYGIVVATTGGFSAFAGGFALSILMLPIIVRTTDEALQLVSNDLRQAAKGLGATNFQTVMWVVLPAALPAIVTGTTLSIARASGETAPLLFTALFSQFWSNSLFAPTASLAVLVFNFAISPFKNWQALAWAASLILVLMVLITSIIARWATRQTTHTAH; this is encoded by the coding sequence ATGAGTTCTACCTATAGAGATCAGCCTCCCCCATTTGTTCCTGGCAGCTTAAACCACTCCCGTCTATCTCCTCGCACCCTATTTAGCAATATCATGACAGGTTTAGCCTTTTTATGTGGCATCCTGTCAATTTTGCCTTTAGTAGCAGTACTTTCTTACGTTCTGATTCAAGGTTTTAGTAGCCTCAGTTTAAACCTATTTACAGAACTACCTCCCCCTCCCCTAGTCAAAGGTGGTGGTTTTGGAAATGCCATCATCGGTACGCTGATTATGGTGGGGATTGGTGCTTTAATCAGTATTCCCCTGGGAGTATTAGCGGCAATATATCTCACCGAATTTAGCTCTGGTAAGATTGCATACTGGGTAAGATTTGCAACAAATGTCTTAAGTGGAGTACCTTCGATTATAGCGGGCGTATTTGCCTACGGTATCGTCGTGGCAACCACTGGAGGTTTCTCAGCATTTGCTGGGGGTTTTGCCTTATCAATCCTAATGTTACCGATTATCGTCCGCACTACCGACGAAGCCTTACAGTTAGTATCCAATGATTTGCGCCAAGCGGCAAAGGGACTAGGAGCAACTAACTTTCAAACAGTGATGTGGGTGGTATTACCCGCAGCTTTACCTGCCATTGTGACAGGTACAACTCTCTCGATTGCCCGTGCGTCAGGAGAAACCGCACCCCTACTATTTACCGCCCTATTCTCGCAGTTCTGGTCAAATAGTTTGTTTGCCCCGACTGCATCCTTGGCAGTACTTGTGTTTAACTTTGCCATTTCTCCCTTTAAAAACTGGCAAGCCTTGGCTTGGGCAGCATCTTTGATTTTAGTCTTAATGGTGCTAATTACCAGCATTATTGCTCGTTGGGCAACTCGACAAACAACACACACAGCTCATTAA
- the pstB gene encoding phosphate ABC transporter ATP-binding protein PstB: MATNVRVQQQTETVLHTEGLNVYYGNFLAVRDIWMNIPKNRVTAFIGPSGCGKSTILRCFNRLNDLVESFRAEGSIYYYGENLYAPQIDPVEVRRRIGMVFQRPNPFPKSIYDNIAFGPRLNGFKGDMDELVERSLKQAALWDEVKDKLRQSGYSLSGGQQQRLCIARAIATQPDVILMDEPCSALDPISTLRVEDLIHELKEQYTIIIVTHNMQQASRVSDMTAFFNVQASEKGGRTGYLVEFDRTENIFQNPQQEATKEYVSGKFG, from the coding sequence ATGGCAACTAACGTTAGAGTTCAACAACAAACTGAAACAGTTTTACACACAGAAGGGTTGAACGTATATTACGGCAACTTTCTGGCTGTGCGTGATATTTGGATGAATATCCCCAAAAACCGGGTGACAGCCTTTATCGGTCCTTCTGGTTGCGGTAAAAGTACGATTTTGCGCTGCTTTAATCGTTTAAATGATTTAGTAGAAAGTTTCCGAGCCGAAGGAAGTATTTACTACTATGGTGAAAACTTGTATGCACCCCAAATTGACCCTGTGGAAGTGCGGCGGCGGATTGGGATGGTGTTTCAAAGACCAAATCCTTTCCCGAAATCCATCTATGATAATATCGCCTTTGGTCCCAGGCTAAACGGTTTCAAGGGAGACATGGATGAGTTGGTGGAGCGTTCCCTAAAGCAAGCTGCCCTGTGGGATGAGGTGAAGGATAAACTCAGACAAAGTGGTTATTCTCTGTCAGGGGGACAACAGCAACGTTTGTGTATTGCGAGAGCGATCGCCACCCAACCAGACGTTATTCTCATGGATGAACCCTGTTCTGCCCTTGACCCCATCTCAACTTTGCGGGTTGAAGATTTAATTCACGAACTTAAAGAACAATACACCATCATTATCGTTACCCACAATATGCAACAGGCATCACGGGTATCAGATATGACTGCATTCTTCAATGTACAAGCCTCCGAAAAAGGTGGGCGGACTGGTTACTTAGTGGAATTTGACCGCACAGAAAACATTTTCCAAAATCCCCAACAGGAAGCGACAAAAGAATACGTCAGTGGTAAGTTTGGTTAA
- the pstS gene encoding phosphate ABC transporter substrate-binding protein PstS: protein MLFRNPVTNKSRLARVASVLALTMSLAACSGGTQDNNAANEATPGAAKDATASSPAKLDLGGNVSLTGAGASFPAPLYQTWFQGLNKKYPNLQVNYQSVGSGAGVEQFTKGTVDFGASDVAMKDEEIAKVEKGVMMLPMTAGSIVLAYNLPDVAELKLPRTVYVDILLGKIKSWDDAAIAKANPGVTLPKEPITVVYRSDGSGTTGVFTKHLSAISPEWKTKVGDGKSVKWPVGVGAKGNEGVTAQVAQTKGSIGYIEYGYAKQNSLKFAALENKAGKFVVPNDASASKTLESVTLPENLRAFISDPEGEASYPIVSFTWILAYKQYPDAVKAKAIEAMIEYGLTDGQKLAVELGYVPLPQNVIQKVAAAADAISPEYKISVTGNSNSASK, encoded by the coding sequence ATGCTTTTCCGTAACCCTGTAACTAATAAATCTCGTTTAGCGCGGGTTGCGTCAGTATTAGCACTGACGATGAGCCTAGCGGCTTGTAGTGGTGGAACTCAGGACAACAATGCCGCAAATGAGGCGACTCCTGGTGCTGCCAAGGATGCGACGGCTTCCAGTCCAGCCAAGCTGGATTTAGGTGGAAATGTGTCCTTAACTGGTGCGGGTGCATCTTTCCCCGCCCCTTTATACCAGACCTGGTTTCAAGGTTTGAACAAGAAGTATCCAAATTTACAAGTAAACTATCAATCCGTTGGTAGTGGTGCGGGTGTGGAACAGTTCACCAAGGGGACAGTGGACTTTGGTGCTAGCGACGTAGCCATGAAAGACGAGGAAATAGCAAAGGTAGAGAAGGGCGTAATGATGCTACCGATGACGGCTGGTAGTATCGTTTTAGCTTATAATTTGCCTGATGTAGCGGAATTAAAATTACCTCGAACAGTTTACGTAGATATCCTATTGGGCAAGATTAAGTCTTGGGATGATGCGGCGATCGCCAAAGCTAACCCCGGAGTCACCCTACCCAAAGAACCCATCACCGTCGTTTATCGTTCCGATGGTAGCGGTACCACAGGTGTGTTTACCAAGCACTTGAGTGCCATCAGTCCAGAATGGAAAACCAAAGTCGGTGACGGTAAGAGCGTCAAATGGCCCGTAGGTGTGGGAGCCAAAGGTAACGAAGGTGTGACAGCTCAAGTTGCCCAAACCAAGGGTTCTATCGGCTACATTGAGTATGGCTATGCCAAACAAAATAGCTTGAAATTTGCTGCCCTGGAGAATAAAGCCGGAAAGTTTGTCGTCCCCAATGATGCATCAGCCTCCAAAACCTTAGAGTCTGTCACCTTGCCGGAAAACCTACGGGCTTTCATTAGCGATCCAGAGGGTGAAGCTTCCTACCCCATTGTCAGTTTCACCTGGATTTTGGCGTATAAACAATACCCAGATGCGGTGAAAGCGAAAGCCATAGAGGCAATGATCGAGTATGGTTTAACAGATGGTCAGAAACTAGCTGTGGAACTAGGTTACGTTCCCCTACCACAAAACGTCATTCAAAAAGTTGCCGCCGCAGCTGATGCTATTAGCCCAGAGTACAAAATTTCTGTCACTGGCAACAGCAATAGTGCTAGTAAGTAA
- the pstC gene encoding phosphate ABC transporter permease subunit PstC → MSSSVQNHQIQPRSKLDKSLDVGFIGLTRLFALAIAGTLLWIAVQVAIQAMPAIQKFGLTFLTESSWNPVTNDYGVLPQVYGTIASAFIGLLISVPIGVGTAILLSENLLPKPVRTVIVFLVELLAAIPSVVYGVWGIFVLVPIITNVGKWLHSSLGWIPFFSTSPTGPGLFPAGVILAIMTLPIITAISRDALISVPPSLRQAAMGLGATRWETIFQVLIPAAFSGIVSAVMLALGRAMGETMAVTMLIGNSNNISASIFAPANTISSLLANQFAEASGLQVGALMYAALVLFVLTLIVNILAQLIVVRMKRI, encoded by the coding sequence ATGAGTTCATCAGTTCAAAATCATCAGATTCAGCCTCGCTCAAAGCTGGATAAGTCCTTGGATGTTGGCTTTATTGGGTTGACAAGATTATTTGCATTGGCGATCGCTGGTACTTTACTATGGATTGCTGTACAAGTGGCTATCCAAGCAATGCCAGCTATTCAGAAGTTTGGTCTCACATTCCTGACTGAAAGTTCTTGGAACCCAGTTACTAATGACTATGGTGTTCTTCCCCAAGTTTACGGAACTATCGCCAGCGCTTTCATCGGTTTGTTAATCTCAGTTCCCATTGGTGTCGGTACTGCCATTCTTCTCAGCGAAAACCTTCTACCGAAACCTGTACGTACAGTCATTGTTTTTCTGGTTGAGTTACTCGCAGCTATCCCCAGTGTTGTCTACGGTGTATGGGGTATATTTGTATTAGTGCCTATCATCACCAATGTTGGCAAATGGTTGCATTCTAGCCTCGGTTGGATACCCTTTTTTAGCACCTCACCCACAGGTCCTGGATTGTTTCCAGCTGGAGTAATCCTTGCAATTATGACCTTACCAATTATCACCGCGATTTCCCGTGATGCCCTAATTTCCGTACCTCCAAGTTTGCGTCAAGCAGCTATGGGATTAGGTGCAACCCGTTGGGAAACAATTTTTCAAGTGTTAATTCCGGCGGCATTTTCTGGTATTGTCAGTGCAGTTATGCTTGCCCTAGGACGAGCAATGGGTGAAACCATGGCTGTGACTATGTTGATTGGTAATTCTAATAATATTAGTGCCTCGATATTCGCCCCTGCTAATACAATTTCATCCCTACTTGCTAACCAATTCGCAGAAGCCAGTGGTTTACAAGTAGGTGCATTAATGTATGCTGCCCTAGTTCTCTTTGTGCTGACTCTGATAGTCAACATTTTGGCGCAGTTAATTGTTGTCCGCATGAAGCGCATTTAA